In one window of Chitinophagales bacterium DNA:
- a CDS encoding O-antigen ligase family protein, with product MASSNNNRLKDIYLNWLVVVYAVYCYFNKGIAYTYLAEFTWLLGILILLKDIRNYAFVWRKETILILFFLLMTMVYLILGIPQYGLVDTIRDSFVINYAFYVFIAFLFVNNQEAIAQKIANVYAFFPIMMTASFLLRTFFPDLNNFILVGNYPLLAYKNGDMAVHLFICLIFMLTGKVQTSARLLQLNYFLVGYLLLISATYSRGGMLAFILPMAGYIFAIRKTVQGKRYLGYIKYAPIVLIIALPLYLATKVEDKAQGRKIGIEQLQENVTSIVAQDSRKVSKTLNDNVVWRLTWWTKIIDYTFAGPYFWQGKGLGVNLSVSDEVNVGDDSLRSPHNYSLTLLARYGVPFFVLWIIYLFLLWRPLFKPTGNPDLLIYSLILVSFFINASFDVTLEGPVTGMPFWLFTGLLLMKKAENDSLHASHHSINMA from the coding sequence ATGGCATCAAGCAATAACAATAGGCTGAAAGATATTTACCTCAACTGGTTAGTGGTGGTCTATGCTGTTTACTGCTATTTCAATAAGGGGATTGCGTATACGTATCTGGCAGAGTTTACTTGGTTGCTTGGGATACTCATCCTATTGAAAGATATCCGCAATTATGCATTCGTTTGGCGGAAAGAAACGATACTCATCCTATTCTTTTTATTGATGACGATGGTTTACCTGATACTTGGTATTCCCCAGTATGGACTGGTTGACACCATCAGGGATAGTTTTGTGATCAATTATGCATTTTATGTATTTATTGCTTTTCTTTTCGTGAATAATCAGGAAGCAATAGCGCAAAAAATTGCGAACGTGTATGCTTTTTTCCCAATAATGATGACGGCTTCTTTTCTTTTGCGCACTTTCTTTCCAGACTTGAATAATTTTATACTGGTAGGCAATTATCCTTTGCTCGCGTATAAGAACGGCGACATGGCCGTACACTTGTTTATCTGTTTAATCTTCATGTTGACTGGGAAAGTGCAAACCTCGGCTAGATTATTGCAATTAAATTATTTTCTCGTTGGTTACCTGTTATTGATTTCTGCAACTTATAGCAGGGGTGGTATGCTAGCCTTTATCCTGCCTATGGCCGGCTATATCTTTGCGATCCGAAAAACTGTTCAGGGTAAACGGTATCTGGGTTATATCAAGTATGCCCCTATTGTGCTAATCATTGCTTTGCCTTTATACTTGGCTACCAAGGTAGAGGATAAAGCACAGGGCAGAAAAATTGGAATAGAGCAATTGCAAGAGAATGTAACCAGTATAGTAGCTCAGGATTCCAGGAAGGTTAGTAAAACACTCAATGACAATGTTGTCTGGCGTTTAACCTGGTGGACGAAAATCATCGATTATACATTTGCCGGTCCTTATTTCTGGCAGGGTAAAGGCTTGGGGGTAAATCTATCTGTGAGTGATGAAGTGAATGTTGGCGATGATAGTCTCAGATCACCTCATAATTATAGCCTAACCTTACTGGCCAGATATGGCGTTCCATTTTTTGTATTATGGATAATTTACCTGTTTCTATTGTGGAGACCACTTTTTAAACCTACAGGAAATCCTGATTTATTAATTTACTCACTTATATTAGTCTCGTTTTTCATCAATGCCAGTTTTGATGTTACACTCGAAGGGCCTGTAACAGGGATGCCTTTCTGGTTGTTTACTGGATTGTTATTGATGAAGAAAGCAGAAAACGACTCCCTTCATGCGTCCCATCATTCAATCAATATGGCATAA
- a CDS encoding polysaccharide biosynthesis C-terminal domain-containing protein, giving the protein MRPIIQSIWHKYVIPHQRYWLNLISSFFAQGIAALSVLWLTPFLLNVLGEQSFSVYGILILNLLPFSLIFDLGYNMGLLRRLIHEPEKASSLISGGCCFFLGLLPITFGVYSALSHFGLIQNTGFTIQQSLLLSLLVVLQLGALLFDIVLQSVNKIFLGKSIRVVKTILETLAVYIGATRFGLQGVFVAMVLTNFLYLVALYWFSKRERCFELHWRYCKWKDLIHHFKYSIWFFLAACSGVLVYNAQTILMGNLLDAQAVSKYVLITRFYEVVRIGMGNFTLILFPTIAILESSNSWKQLFAQFKTVALRITVLCVIAVFILLTIGKYLFVAWSGMEDQEILFTYIGYTFLILLLIIEHVPVVFLTALKMNRYPTIVSMVQGILGLMLSYWLIPIYGILGVVIASIAALTVTSLWFSFWYLFQQLQHKLSHEPTA; this is encoded by the coding sequence ATGCGTCCCATCATTCAATCAATATGGCATAAATACGTCATACCGCATCAGCGTTATTGGTTGAATTTAATCTCCAGTTTTTTTGCACAGGGCATAGCAGCCTTATCTGTATTATGGCTAACGCCTTTCTTATTGAATGTTTTAGGTGAGCAATCGTTTAGTGTGTATGGTATTCTGATTTTAAACTTACTACCTTTTAGCCTCATCTTTGATTTAGGCTATAATATGGGCTTGTTACGAAGGCTGATTCATGAACCTGAGAAAGCATCTTCATTAATCTCCGGCGGTTGTTGTTTCTTCCTTGGGTTGCTACCAATTACATTTGGTGTTTACAGTGCACTCAGCCATTTTGGTTTAATACAAAACACGGGCTTTACTATTCAACAATCACTATTGCTGAGTCTTTTGGTTGTATTACAATTGGGCGCTTTGCTCTTCGATATTGTGCTGCAATCAGTCAATAAAATATTCTTAGGCAAATCCATCAGGGTTGTCAAAACCATTCTGGAAACACTAGCCGTGTATATTGGAGCTACGAGATTCGGGCTACAAGGGGTTTTTGTAGCCATGGTGCTTACTAACTTTTTGTATTTAGTGGCTTTGTATTGGTTTTCTAAGCGTGAACGCTGCTTTGAACTACATTGGCGATATTGTAAGTGGAAAGATTTGATTCATCATTTCAAGTATTCTATTTGGTTCTTCTTGGCAGCTTGTTCAGGCGTTTTGGTATACAACGCGCAAACCATTTTGATGGGAAATTTATTGGATGCGCAGGCTGTATCAAAATACGTATTAATCACCCGTTTTTATGAAGTGGTAAGAATCGGGATGGGAAATTTCACTTTGATTTTATTTCCTACAATCGCCATTTTGGAATCATCCAATAGTTGGAAGCAATTGTTTGCACAGTTCAAAACTGTTGCACTTAGAATAACTGTATTATGTGTAATAGCCGTTTTCATATTGCTGACAATCGGAAAATATTTATTTGTCGCATGGTCCGGCATGGAAGATCAGGAAATACTATTTACCTATATCGGATATACTTTTTTGATTTTGCTCTTAATTATTGAGCATGTGCCTGTAGTCTTTTTAACGGCCCTTAAAATGAATCGTTACCCAACGATTGTTTCAATGGTTCAGGGTATACTAGGCTTGATGCTTAGTTATTGGTTGATTCCTATTTATGGAATATTAGGTGTAGTGATAGCTAGCATTGCAGCACTAACTGTCACAAGCTTATGGTTTAGTTTTTGGTACCTTTTTCAACAGCTTCAGCATAAACTAAGTCATGAGCCGACAGCATAA
- a CDS encoding glycosyltransferase family 25 protein translates to MNHNALSHIKGFIITAAHETARQDRVQQLMQLLPGIQQMEAIYPSREKIPFLAKLQALSKERTGHALKHGEIGVLLSSRKIWHKIVQEASNDTDAFLVLESDSWMNDPAVFAEYYSMLTQQYDMFFFGSWLGHTRILRSTKKELADGFIYGTPFMKTVSGGYGYTLNKKAAQHLLQQTSKIAFPVDEFKRYIEPGYLRIGAVLPELISEKAEASMIGERPESPDKQKLKMIVLDIRNTVIAYCK, encoded by the coding sequence ATGAATCATAACGCGCTTAGCCATATCAAAGGATTCATCATTACGGCAGCACACGAAACTGCAAGACAGGATCGTGTACAACAGCTCATGCAACTTCTACCCGGCATTCAGCAAATGGAGGCTATCTATCCTTCTCGTGAGAAGATTCCTTTTCTAGCCAAACTGCAAGCTTTGTCTAAAGAACGCACCGGACATGCGCTTAAGCATGGGGAGATCGGAGTTTTATTATCCAGCAGAAAAATCTGGCACAAAATAGTGCAAGAGGCGTCAAATGATACGGATGCTTTTCTGGTGTTGGAAAGTGATAGCTGGATGAATGATCCTGCTGTTTTTGCAGAATATTATTCCATGCTTACGCAGCAGTATGATATGTTTTTCTTTGGTTCTTGGTTGGGGCATACGCGTATCTTACGTAGTACGAAAAAAGAACTTGCAGATGGTTTTATTTATGGAACGCCCTTTATGAAAACTGTATCAGGTGGATATGGATATACTTTAAATAAAAAAGCAGCGCAGCATTTGCTGCAACAAACAAGTAAGATTGCTTTTCCGGTAGATGAGTTTAAGCGTTACATTGAACCCGGCTATCTGCGTATTGGGGCTGTTTTGCCTGAATTGATTTCTGAAAAAGCAGAAGCCAGTATGATTGGCGAAAGACCTGAATCGCCTGATAAGCAAAAGTTGAAAATGATTGTGCTGGATATCCGTAACACCGTGATTGCATACTGTAAATAA
- a CDS encoding glycosyltransferase: MDVSFIIVNYNSAALVLNCVASIREFTKGIKYEIILVDNASPDRTIDALQNELQSDDYVFIQLNENKGFGAGNNAALSVAKGRYLFLLNPDTRLCNDAAGIFMHMMDQEEWQQVAACGADLINEKGVSVQAYGNFPTWFAAFAAFGLQYVVPKYYRRYISLGAVNQGNDNKLVDYISGAAMFIRRSVIDQIGLFDEDFFMFFEETEWAFRANKASFKLYLIPAVQIIHLEGGSEYRDNVHASFSMRRFRMFEQSRQLFYRKTRGRFFASCMKPFDLMHMLQRTWRGKEGGNWLEKTKVIFAA; encoded by the coding sequence ATGGATGTATCCTTTATCATAGTCAATTATAATTCAGCAGCATTGGTGTTGAACTGTGTGGCTTCTATCAGGGAGTTCACCAAAGGAATCAAGTATGAAATTATCCTGGTGGATAATGCTTCTCCCGACCGTACAATAGATGCTTTGCAAAATGAATTACAAAGTGATGATTACGTCTTTATCCAACTGAATGAAAACAAAGGTTTTGGTGCGGGCAATAATGCAGCATTAAGCGTAGCCAAAGGCCGCTATCTTTTCTTATTGAATCCGGATACCCGTTTGTGTAATGATGCAGCGGGTATTTTTATGCATATGATGGACCAAGAAGAATGGCAACAAGTAGCTGCCTGTGGTGCTGATTTGATCAATGAGAAAGGGGTATCTGTGCAAGCTTATGGTAATTTTCCAACTTGGTTTGCTGCATTTGCTGCTTTTGGTCTACAATATGTAGTGCCGAAATATTATCGGCGCTATATCAGCCTGGGTGCTGTTAATCAAGGCAATGATAATAAACTAGTGGATTATATTTCAGGAGCGGCTATGTTTATACGCAGATCTGTAATAGATCAAATCGGATTATTTGATGAAGACTTTTTCATGTTTTTTGAGGAAACAGAGTGGGCTTTTCGGGCAAATAAAGCAAGTTTTAAACTGTACTTAATTCCGGCTGTGCAAATCATACATCTGGAAGGCGGGAGTGAATACCGAGACAATGTTCATGCATCTTTTAGTATGCGGCGATTTCGTATGTTTGAACAAAGCCGTCAATTGTTTTACCGGAAAACCCGTGGACGTTTCTTTGCAAGTTGTATGAAGCCATTCGATTTGATGCATATGTTGCAGAGAACATGGAGAGGGAAGGAAGGGGGCAATTGGCTGGAAAAAACTAAGGTCATCTTCGCCGCATGA